The sequence below is a genomic window from Chryseobacterium foetidum.
TTTCATTCCTTCGTAAATTCCGTTTTCAGAATTTTCCACAATCAGACCTAATTCACCATTATTCAGCATTTCTCTCACGCCTGAAACATCGGTAGCAATAATTTTCTTTTTCAGAGTAATCGCTTCAAACAAAACGGTCGGAAAGCCTTCATATCTGGAACTTAAAATATAAAAATCCGCTTTTTTAAAATAAGGATAAGGATTGTCTGTAAACCCCAGCATTGTTGCGGTATTATCAACGTCGAGTTCGGTTTTTAGCTTTTTGATATTTTCAAAATCGTAGCCGTCACCAACGATTAAAATTTTATTTTGAAAACCTTCATCTAAAAGCTTTTTATGCACTTTCAGAAGTCTGTCGAAACCTTTTTGAGGAAAAACAGTTCCTACGGAAATAAAGGTAGGAGGTTGGGAGTTGGAAGCGGGAAGCGGGAAGCTGGGAGTGTGAAGTTCAGAATTTGAATTTGAAGTTTTTGTGTCTTCCAACTCCCAACTTCCAACTCCCAACTTCCGACTCCCGACTTCTGACTTCCGACTTCCATCTTCCGACTTCCTGATAATTTCTTCAGTATCTAAAGGATTGTAAATTTTTACGATTTTTTGTTTTTCAGTTTCACTTTCAGCTAAATCATGGAAAAGTTTCTCAATTTTTTCTGAAATCACCATAATTTTATCAAATTCGAAGAATTTTTTAATTTCATCTTCATTATAACCTTTTACTTCTGAAAGATCGTTATGAATCCAGACTATTTTTTTCGATGATTTTAAAGGAGAATTCAAAATTTCATCCCGCATTCCGTGGATGGCTGCGAATTCAACATCATATTTTTTATTCTGAAGTTTTCCTTTGTAGAGTAGGTTTGGGCATTTTTTTAAAGCTTTTTGATAAATCACCCGTGCCGCTTTTTTGGGAAGATCCTGAAGTCGGTTGGTGGTGATCATTTCGCCTTTATTCAGATAGATAATAT
It includes:
- a CDS encoding glycosyltransferase, giving the protein MKKKKILIRIGSLRHGGAEKVLVTFLKNLPQDKYEIDLLLNLYSGKYLKDVPDWINIIYLNKGEMITTNRLQDLPKKAARVIYQKALKKCPNLLYKGKLQNKKYDVEFAAIHGMRDEILNSPLKSSKKIVWIHNDLSEVKGYNEDEIKKFFEFDKIMVISEKIEKLFHDLAESETEKQKIVKIYNPLDTEEIIRKSEDGSRKSEVGSRKLGVGSWELEDTKTSNSNSELHTPSFPLPASNSQPPTFISVGTVFPQKGFDRLLKVHKKLLDEGFQNKILIVGDGYDFENIKKLKTELDVDNTATMLGFTDNPYPYFKKADFYILSSRYEGFPTVLFEAITLKKKIIATDVSGVREMLNNGELGLIVENSENGIYEGMKTAITDKTFFNSHLAKLSQAEMPFNLENSVQKIASILDEL